The Vicia villosa cultivar HV-30 ecotype Madison, WI linkage group LG1, Vvil1.0, whole genome shotgun sequence genome includes a region encoding these proteins:
- the LOC131637116 gene encoding plant UBX domain-containing protein 8-like, with the protein MATPNQDTIDTFISITGVSEPVALQKLQEHGGSLNDAVNAFFSEGDRTSSATFPQGDFMDIDDDPRDDEILRPPSLLSSARNLHPFSLLDPTLGRAILDSHLGSTNQTPFVTHPREVREIPIEVKDGSQSTPQAGHTPIIEDVTGTVHAQGSDIHGGVVIIDDDDDDTLPPPTHTVPDSSVIPSAPNFENLPDSSNDIEEEMIRAAIEASKREAEENYSNHELGRQVDLSESGPNPRQTFLEDPELAHAVSLSLKTAEQEKARRVQEGDVGAPTAGPSKAPAVELGEVSSNGRLQAGSLSFKDEDEDEDVEEMPLVRNRSRNVSLGSTGPGKDVEVIESSTLPSTTPQESSNPPPQNDTSFHSDEWGGISSVEHDEAVMLEAAMFGGIPEGSGYRHAYAPHEFMQSRGFNPQPAPVSYRPPSPSLETQRLIREQQDDEYLASLQADREKELKAIEEAEAAREEERRKAEESQRKLLEEQELETQLAAKEVSLPPEPASGDDNAVNLLVKMPDGSRRGRRFLRSDKLQSLFDYIDIGRQVKPNSYRLVRPYPRRAFGVGESAVTLEEVGLTNKQEALFLELV; encoded by the exons ATGGCTACGCCAAATCAAGACACCATTGATACTTTTATTAGCATCACTGGTGTTTCTGAACCCGTGGCACTGCAAAAACTCCAG gagCATGGTGGTAGTCTTAATGACGCTGTAAATGCATTTTTTAGCGAAGGAGACAGGACCAG CTCTGCCACATTTCCTCAAGGGGATTTCATGGACATAGATGATGATCCACGTGATGATGAAATTCTTAGACCTCCGTCTCTTCTATCGTCAGCCAGAAATCTCcatccattttctcttcttgATCCTACACTTGGCAGAGCTATATTAGATTCTCATCTCGGTTCAACAAACCAGACGCCATTTGTTACACATCCAAGAGAGGTAAGGGAGATTCCAATAGAGGTTAAGGATGGTAGTCAATCCACTCCTCAAGCCGGCCACACTCCAATCATTGAAGATGTAACTGGAACTGTTCATGCCCAAGGTTCAGATATACATGGGGGTGTTGtaataattgatgatgatgatgacgatacTCTACCTCCTCCGACTCATACTGTGCCTGACAGTAGTGTGATACCTAGTGCTCCCAACTTTGAGAATTTACCGGATAGTAGCAATGACATAGAAGAAGAAATGATTCGTGCAGCCATTGAGGCATCCAAACGGGAGGCTGAGGAAAATTACAGCAATCACGAACTTGGCAGACAAGTT GACTTAAGTGAATCTGGGCCTAACCCAAGGCAAACATTTTTGGAGGATCCTGAGCTGGCCCATGCAGTTTCATTGTCCCTGAAG ACAGCAGAGCAAGAAAAAGCACGGCGTGTACAAGAAGGTGATGTTGGAGCACCTACAGCAGGACCATCTAAGGCACCGGCGGTTGAATTAGGGGAAGTATCTTCGAATGGAAG ATTGCAGGCAGGAAGCTTATCCtttaaagatgaagatgaagatgaagacgtAGAGGAGATGCCTTTGGTTAGGAACAGGTCTAGAAATGTGTCACTCGGCTCGACTGGACCGGGCAAAGATGTTGAGGTTATCGAGTCTAGCACGCTGCCAAGCACAACACCCCAGGAAAGCAGCAATCCTCCTCCGCAAAATGATACTTCCTTTCACTCTGATGAA TGGGGTGGCATTTCTTCAGTGGAACATGATGAAGCAGTAATGCTTGAGGCTGCAATGTTTGGTGGAATCCCGGAAGGAAGTGGTTATCGCCATGCTTATGCACCGCACGAGTTCATGCAGAGTAGGGGTTTCAATCCTCAGCCTGCACCTGTTTCTTATCGCCCACCTTCACCATCATTGGAGACTCAACGCTTGATAAGGGAACAACAG GATGATGAATACCTTGCATCATTACAAGCAGACAGAGAAAAAGAGTTGAAAGCCATAGAGGAAGCTGAGGCTGCTCGCGAAGAGGAAAGACGGAAGGCAGAAGAATCTCAAAGGAAGTTGCTGGAAGAGCAG GAATTGGAAACACAGCTAGCTGCCAAAGAAGTCTCTCTACCACCAGAGCCAGCCTCAGGTGATGATAATGCTGTAAACCTGCTGGTAAAAATGCCAGATGGTAGTCGTCGGGGACGCCGATTCCTAAGATCCGATAAGCTCCAG TCTCTTTTCGACTACATTGATATTGGTAGACAGGTGAAACCAAACAGTTACAGACTG GTGAGACCATATCCTAGGCGTGCCTTTGGTGTTGGAGAAAGTGCCGTGACACTGGAAGAGGTTGGCCTAACCAACAAGCAAGAAGCTTTGTTTTTGGAGTTAGTCTGA